A section of the Oreochromis aureus strain Israel breed Guangdong linkage group 22, ZZ_aureus, whole genome shotgun sequence genome encodes:
- the fam126a gene encoding hyccin isoform X1, translating to MLAMDQGVVEEWLSEFKTLPDSAVSPYAASLKDKGALVPALYKVIRENYSDLLEPVCHQLFEFYRSGEPQLQRFTLQFLPELLWSLLSVSAARDPHTSGCIEALLLGIYNLEIVDKDGQSKVLSFTVPSLSKPSVYHEPSTIGSMALTEGALANHGLSRVVYSGPHLQRETFTAQNRFEVLTFLLLCYNAALSYMSSTSLQSLCQLSSRVCICGYPRQQMRRYKGINTRLTVTSEFLVQLITGIHYALCNGEVDLGSKALDDVLYRAQLELFPEALLVGNAIKSSLHSAALKSNNKEGARSIQVEITPTSSRISRNAVTSLSIRGHRWKRHDAVDLGSPDELMDISEVDEGVWPGGAGPDMTPPTITISNSVTTLNLGAKAMKKCRLGGRTSKDKDKEAGPLMPGRAASETTELSVKRLTLTSSQSVPKAGALTSLTRTASAVFSRSFEHVASGNAPPSSNHTTSEAGRYSCSLQEEGLAYLSPAPNHTQRSPSISVHLGSDL from the exons ATGTTGGCTATGGACCAAGGAGTGGTGGAGGAATGGCTGTCAGAATTTAAG ACCCTTCCGGACAGTGCCGTCTCCCCCTATGCTGCCTCACTAAAAGACAAAGGTGCCTTGGTCCCTGCACTCTACAAGGTCATCAGAGAGAACTACAGTGAC TTACTAGAGCCAGTGTGTCACCAGTTGTTTGAGTTTTACCGGAGCGGTGAGCCACAGCTGCAGCGTTTCACGCTACAGTTCCTGCCAGAGCTCCTGTGGAGCCTCCTGTCCGTCAGCGCAGCCAGAGACCCCCACACCTCCGGCTGCATCGAGGCCCTGCTGCTAGGCATTTACAACCTG GAAATAGTTGATAAAGATGGACAGAGTAAGGTGTTATCTTTTACCGTCCCTTCCCTCTCCAAACCCTCAGTTTACCATGAG CCTTCAACTATTGGCTCCATGGCCCTTACCGAAGGAGCTCTAGCTAACCATGGGCTGAGCAGAGTGGTGTACAGCGGGCCTCACCTCCAGAGAGAAACCTTCACGGCACAGAACAG ATTTGAGGTGCTGACCTTCCTCCTGCTTTGCTACAACGCCGCTCTCAGCTACATGtcctccacctccctgcagTCCCTCTGCCAGCTCAGCTCCAG GGTGTGTATTTGTGGTTACCCACGGCAACAGATGCGGCGGTACAAAGGCATTAACACGCGGCTCACAGTCACATCAGAGTTCCTGGTTCAGCTCATCACAGGGATCCACTACGCCTT GTGTAATGGTGAAGTTGACCTGGGATCCAAAGCACTGGATGACGTTCTGTACCGAGCCCAGCTAGAGTTGTTCCCTGAAGCCCTGTTG GTGGGTAACGCCATTAAGTCATCACTGCACAGTGCAGCACTGAAAAGCAACAATAAGGAGGGTGCGCGGAGTATTCAGGTGGAGATCACACCTACCTCCTCGAGGATCTCCCGCAACGCTGTTACCTCCCTCTCGATCAGGGGACACCGCTGGAAGAGACATG ACGCAGTGGATCTgggttccccggatgagctgatGGATATTTCGGAGGTGGATGAAGGGGTTTGGCCAGGTGGCGCGGGGCCTGACATGACCCCACCCACCATCACTATCAGCAACAGCGTCACAACGTTGAACCTGGGGGCCAAAGCCATGAAGAAGTGTCGGCTTGGCGGGCGAACCAGCAAGGACAAGGACAAGGAGGCGGGCCCTCTAATGCCGGGCCGGGCCGCCAGCGAGACCACAGAGCTGTCTGTCAAGCGGCTAACGCTCACTTCCAGCCAATCGGTGCCCAAGGCGGGAGCCCTCACCAGCCTGACACGCACTGCCAGCGCCGTTTTCTCACGCTCCTTTGAGCACGTGGCCAGTGGCAACGCCCCTCCCTCAAGCAACCACACCACCTCCGAAGCCGGCCGCTACTCCTGCAGCCTGCAGGAGGAAGGCTTGGCGTACTTGAGTCCAGCGCCAAACCACACACAGCGCTCCCCCAGCATTAGCGTTCATCTCGGCTCTGACCTTTGA
- the fam126a gene encoding hyccin isoform X2, with translation MLAMDQGVVEEWLSEFKTLPDSAVSPYAASLKDKGALVPALYKVIRENYSDLLEPVCHQLFEFYRSGEPQLQRFTLQFLPELLWSLLSVSAARDPHTSGCIEALLLGIYNLEIVDKDGQSKVLSFTVPSLSKPSVYHEPSTIGSMALTEGALANHGLSRVVYSGPHLQRETFTAQNRFEVLTFLLLCYNAALSYMSSTSLQSLCQLSSRVCICGYPRQQMRRYKGINTRLTVTSEFLVQLITGIHYALCNGEVDLGSKALDDVLYRAQLELFPEALLVGNAIKSSLHSAALKSNNKEGARSIQVEITPTSSRISRNAVTSLSIRGHRWKRHAENQEVSVDGEAAVGGVAIPEINVTGVSGDRMPNGDSLRPRPDGRSPTDSDMMGATSEVSMDPRGHDSSIRLEVRRQKSVRRMVENEGSGSASTGRNQY, from the exons ATGTTGGCTATGGACCAAGGAGTGGTGGAGGAATGGCTGTCAGAATTTAAG ACCCTTCCGGACAGTGCCGTCTCCCCCTATGCTGCCTCACTAAAAGACAAAGGTGCCTTGGTCCCTGCACTCTACAAGGTCATCAGAGAGAACTACAGTGAC TTACTAGAGCCAGTGTGTCACCAGTTGTTTGAGTTTTACCGGAGCGGTGAGCCACAGCTGCAGCGTTTCACGCTACAGTTCCTGCCAGAGCTCCTGTGGAGCCTCCTGTCCGTCAGCGCAGCCAGAGACCCCCACACCTCCGGCTGCATCGAGGCCCTGCTGCTAGGCATTTACAACCTG GAAATAGTTGATAAAGATGGACAGAGTAAGGTGTTATCTTTTACCGTCCCTTCCCTCTCCAAACCCTCAGTTTACCATGAG CCTTCAACTATTGGCTCCATGGCCCTTACCGAAGGAGCTCTAGCTAACCATGGGCTGAGCAGAGTGGTGTACAGCGGGCCTCACCTCCAGAGAGAAACCTTCACGGCACAGAACAG ATTTGAGGTGCTGACCTTCCTCCTGCTTTGCTACAACGCCGCTCTCAGCTACATGtcctccacctccctgcagTCCCTCTGCCAGCTCAGCTCCAG GGTGTGTATTTGTGGTTACCCACGGCAACAGATGCGGCGGTACAAAGGCATTAACACGCGGCTCACAGTCACATCAGAGTTCCTGGTTCAGCTCATCACAGGGATCCACTACGCCTT GTGTAATGGTGAAGTTGACCTGGGATCCAAAGCACTGGATGACGTTCTGTACCGAGCCCAGCTAGAGTTGTTCCCTGAAGCCCTGTTG GTGGGTAACGCCATTAAGTCATCACTGCACAGTGCAGCACTGAAAAGCAACAATAAGGAGGGTGCGCGGAGTATTCAGGTGGAGATCACACCTACCTCCTCGAGGATCTCCCGCAACGCTGTTACCTCCCTCTCGATCAGGGGACACCGCTGGAAGAGACATG CAGAGAACCAGGAGGTGAGTGTAGACGGTGAAGCTGCGGTGGGGGGCGTGGCCATCCCAGAGATCAATGTAACAGGCGTGAGCGGCGATCGAATGCCCAACGGGGACTCCCTGCGGCCACGCCCCGATGGCCGTTCCCCGACAGACAGCGACATGATGGGTGCCACCTCTGAGGTCAGCATGGACCCCCGAGGTCATGACTCCAGCATACGTCTGGAGGTCAGGAGGCAGAAGTCTGTGAGGCGAATGGTGGAGAATGAGGGTTCTGGGTCAGCCTCCACAGGGAGGAACCAGTACTAA
- the fam126a gene encoding hyccin isoform X3: MLAMDQGVVEEWLSEFKTLPDSAVSPYAASLKDKGALVPALYKVIRENYSDLLEPVCHQLFEFYRSGEPQLQRFTLQFLPELLWSLLSVSAARDPHTSGCIEALLLGIYNLEIVDKDGQSKVLSFTVPSLSKPSVYHEPSTIGSMALTEGALANHGLSRVVYSGPHLQRETFTAQNRFEVLTFLLLCYNAALSYMSSTSLQSLCQLSSRVCICGYPRQQMRRYKGINTRLTVTSEFLVQLITGIHYALCNGEVDLGSKALDDVLYRAQLELFPEALLVGNAIKSSLHSAALKSNNKEGARSIQVEITPTSSRISRNAVTSLSIRGHRWKRHENQEVSVDGEAAVGGVAIPEINVTGVSGDRMPNGDSLRPRPDGRSPTDSDMMGATSEVSMDPRGHDSSIRLEVRRQKSVRRMVENEGSGSASTGRNQY, translated from the exons ATGTTGGCTATGGACCAAGGAGTGGTGGAGGAATGGCTGTCAGAATTTAAG ACCCTTCCGGACAGTGCCGTCTCCCCCTATGCTGCCTCACTAAAAGACAAAGGTGCCTTGGTCCCTGCACTCTACAAGGTCATCAGAGAGAACTACAGTGAC TTACTAGAGCCAGTGTGTCACCAGTTGTTTGAGTTTTACCGGAGCGGTGAGCCACAGCTGCAGCGTTTCACGCTACAGTTCCTGCCAGAGCTCCTGTGGAGCCTCCTGTCCGTCAGCGCAGCCAGAGACCCCCACACCTCCGGCTGCATCGAGGCCCTGCTGCTAGGCATTTACAACCTG GAAATAGTTGATAAAGATGGACAGAGTAAGGTGTTATCTTTTACCGTCCCTTCCCTCTCCAAACCCTCAGTTTACCATGAG CCTTCAACTATTGGCTCCATGGCCCTTACCGAAGGAGCTCTAGCTAACCATGGGCTGAGCAGAGTGGTGTACAGCGGGCCTCACCTCCAGAGAGAAACCTTCACGGCACAGAACAG ATTTGAGGTGCTGACCTTCCTCCTGCTTTGCTACAACGCCGCTCTCAGCTACATGtcctccacctccctgcagTCCCTCTGCCAGCTCAGCTCCAG GGTGTGTATTTGTGGTTACCCACGGCAACAGATGCGGCGGTACAAAGGCATTAACACGCGGCTCACAGTCACATCAGAGTTCCTGGTTCAGCTCATCACAGGGATCCACTACGCCTT GTGTAATGGTGAAGTTGACCTGGGATCCAAAGCACTGGATGACGTTCTGTACCGAGCCCAGCTAGAGTTGTTCCCTGAAGCCCTGTTG GTGGGTAACGCCATTAAGTCATCACTGCACAGTGCAGCACTGAAAAGCAACAATAAGGAGGGTGCGCGGAGTATTCAGGTGGAGATCACACCTACCTCCTCGAGGATCTCCCGCAACGCTGTTACCTCCCTCTCGATCAGGGGACACCGCTGGAAGAGACATG AGAACCAGGAGGTGAGTGTAGACGGTGAAGCTGCGGTGGGGGGCGTGGCCATCCCAGAGATCAATGTAACAGGCGTGAGCGGCGATCGAATGCCCAACGGGGACTCCCTGCGGCCACGCCCCGATGGCCGTTCCCCGACAGACAGCGACATGATGGGTGCCACCTCTGAGGTCAGCATGGACCCCCGAGGTCATGACTCCAGCATACGTCTGGAGGTCAGGAGGCAGAAGTCTGTGAGGCGAATGGTGGAGAATGAGGGTTCTGGGTCAGCCTCCACAGGGAGGAACCAGTACTAA
- the si:ch73-345f18.3 gene encoding uncharacterized protein si:ch73-345f18.3, whose translation MFSLCCCCFSGDNSNNYERRRLLDPRRSEVSGAESARLSRSLAHSDAQTVRRIGRLVMRRVCVPELDQRFLEMAETFNKQQEGFEAMARHIRNLQKSCDCAHDDTLAFAQCLGKIREEQEPTYQVSLKMKGYDFFLSAVPVWSEGAGEGKPLPPRLQRAQNELKGASDSARITISKGTTLQELIGWLLRSHDKMAEQVKKAAETFQEQGRLSENLEENMREVRRAKELSQGYRQQAAAVLTEAAQIAGAPL comes from the exons ATGTTCAGTTTATGCTGTTGCTGCTTCTCTGGCGATAACTCCAACAACTATGAG AGACGGCGTCTCCTGGATCCCCGACGCTCTGAAGTCAGTGGTGCTGAATCCGCCAGGCTGAGCCGTTCATTAGCACACAGCG ATGCACAGACTGTGAGACGGATTGGACGGCTGGTGATGAGGCGAGTGTGCGTGCCAGAGCTGGATCAGAGGTTTTTGGAGATGGCTGAGACCTTCAACAAGCAGCAGGAAGGCTTCGAGGCCATGGCGCGGCATATAAGAAACCTCCAGAAGAGCTGTGACTGTGCCCATGATGACACCCTCGCTTTTGCTCAGTGTTTGGGGAAGATTAGAGAGGAGCAGG AACCAACGTACCAGGTCTCTCTTAAGATGAAGGGCTACGACTTCTTCCTCAGTGCGGTTCCTGTGTGGTCTGAGGGCGCGGGTGAGGGGAAACCGCTTCCTCCTCGTCTGCAGAGGGCTCAAAATGAACTGAAGGGTGCTTCTGACAGCGCCAGGATCACCATTTCAAAGGGGACCACCCTTCAAGAGCTTATCGGCTGGTTGCTCCGTAGCCATGATAAAATGGCTGAGCAAGTGAAGAAGGCAGCAGAAACTTTCCAAGAACAAGGGAGACTGAGTGAGAACCTGGAGGAGAACATGAGGGAAGTGAGGAGGGCCAAAGAGTTGTCTCAAGGATACAGACAACAGGCTGCGGCAGTTCTCACTGAGGCTGCACAGATAGCAGGGGCTCCTCTGTAG
- the klhl7 gene encoding kelch-like protein 7 — MTGMASPEKASSSKKKGERKCATKEEYRQLSSIMGVMNNLRKQGTLCDVTLLVQGKHFPAHRVVLAAASHFFSLMFTTRMMESMSHEVELRSAEPEIIELLIEFIYTARISVNSSNVQSLLDAANQYQIEPVKRMCVEFLKGQIDATNCLGISALADCMDCPELKVAADDFFQIHFTEVYKLDEFLQLDVAQLTHLLHQDKLTVRAEAQIYDAAVRWLKYDVCNRKQYMVEVLGCVRFPLVSKTFLSKTVQAEPLIQDNPQCLKMVIGGMRYHLLSLEDREDLGESSRPRRKKHDYRIALFGGSQPQSCRYFNPKDSSWTDIRCPFEKRRDATAVFWDNVVYILGGSQLFPIKRMDCYNVLKDSWYSKLGPPTPRDSLAACAAQGKIYTSGGSEVGSSALDLFECYDTRTESWQIKTSMLMARCSHGSVEANGLIYVCGGTVGNNVSGRVLNNCEVYDPSTQQWRELCGMREARKNHGLVVVNNRIYAVGGQGAIGGLDSVEYYDIATNEWRGASPMPWRGVTVKCAAVGDIIYVLAGFQGVGRLGHTLEYHTETDRWVTCNKVRAFPVTSCLICVVDTCGVNEDEDMDLIDSQPHAAATASSSSAASSSS, encoded by the exons ATGACGGGGATGGCTTCTCCAGAGAAGGCGTCAAGCTCAAAAAAGAAGGGCGAGAGAAAGTGTGCCACCAAAGAGGAGTACAGGCAACTGTCCAGCATCATGGGAGTCATGAACAATTTGAGAAAacag GGTACTCTCTGTGATGTGACCCTGTTGGTTCAGGGAAAGCACTTCCCTGCCCACCGAGTGGTGCTTGCTGCTGCCAGCCACTTCTTTAGCCTCATGTTTACCA CCAGAATGATGGAGTCAATGTCCCACGAGGTGGAGCTCAGGAGTGCTGAGCCTGAGATCATTGAGCTGCTGATTGAATTTATCTACACTGCAAG aatcTCTGTGAACAGCAGTAATGTCCAGTCACTGCTGGATGCGGCCAACCAGTATCAGATTGAACCTGTGAAGAGGATGTGTGTGGAGTTCCTTAAAGGACAGATTGATGCAACAAACTGCCTAG GCATTTCAGCCCTTGCAGACTGCATGGACTGTCCAGAGCTGAAGGTGGCTGCAGATGATttttttcagattcacttcACTGAAGTCTATAAATTGGATGAATTCCTGCAACTGGATGTTGCGCAGCTCACACATCTGCtgcaccaggacaaactcaccGTCCGTGCTGAGGCCCAG ATTTATGATGCTGCAGTGCGCTGGCTGAAGTATGATGTGTGTAACAGAAAGCAGTACATGGTGGAGGTGTTGGGGTGCGTTCGCTTTCCACTGGTTTCCAAAACATTCCTCTCCAAGACTGTCCAGGCCGAGCCCCTCATCCAGGACAATCCACAGTGCCTAAAGATGGTCATTG GTGGGATGCGTTACCACCTGCTCTCCCTGGAAGACCGTGAAGACCTTGGAGAGAGCAGTCGGCCGCGACGCAAGAAGCACGACTACCGCATTGCTCTGTTTGGCGGCTCACAGCCTCAGTCCTGCCGCTACTTTAACCCGAAG GACTCTAGCTGGACCGACATCCGCTGCCCCTTTGAAAAGCGCCGTGACGCCACAGCCGTCTTCTGGGACAACGTGGTTTACATTTTGGGTGGCTCACAGCTCTTTCCCATCAAGCGTATGGACTGCTACAACGTCTTGAAGGACAGCTGGTACTCCAAGCTGGGTCCACCCACACCTCGTGACAGTCTGGCTGCCTGCGCTGCCCAGGGAAAGATCTATACATCTGGGGGATCAGAAGTAG GCAGCTCAGCCCTGGACCTTTTCGAATGCTACGACACCAGGACAGAGTCGTGGCAGATCAAAACCAGTATGCTGATGGCGCGCTGCAGCCATGGATCCGTGGAGGCCAACGGGCTCATTTATGTTTGTGGAGGAACAGTGGGGAACAATGTCTCTGGCAGAGTGCTCAACAACTGTGAGGTCTACGACCCTAGCACACAACA ATGGAGGGAGTTATGTGGGATGAGAGAGGCCAGGAAGAACCACGGACTGGTGGTTGTAAACAACAGGATATATGCTGTTGGAGGGCAGGGAGCAATAG gtGGACTGGACTCGGTTGAATACTATGATATTGCAACTAACGAGTGGCGTGGCGCTTCACCTATGCCGTGGCGAGGTGTAACTGTCAAGTGTGCGGCAGTTGGTGATATCATCTATGTGCTGGCAGGATTCCAAGGAGTGGGACGCCTTGGACACACCCTGGAATACCACACTGAAACTGACAG GTGGGTGACTTGCAACAAGGTGCGAGCGTTTCCCGTCACAAGCTGCCTGATCTGTGTGGTCGACACCTGCGGAGTCAATGAAGACGAAGACATGGACCTCATAGACTCGCAGCCACATGCTGCAGCCACTGCCTCTTCATCTTCCGCAGCCTCATCATCGTCATAG